The Nicotiana tomentosiformis chromosome 9, ASM39032v3, whole genome shotgun sequence genome contains the following window.
AGACCAAATTGGATATAACTTATTCGATTTTGTGATCACATATTCATTTATGCATAAAACAATCTTTTaaattgaattgaattaattcAAAATGGACAGAACCGTACCGAATTAATAAAAAATGGATCGAACCGACTAAATGTACACCCAAGTTCAATCTCTTCACTATATGGTCGGTTTGCATTAAAAGCAGTGGCACCAGGGACATTCACCGATTTTTTATAAGCGGTGTCAAAATTTATAAAAGAACGAGGATAATAACTTTAATTATCATACTTCTACACAAGAAATAACTTTAGTGTATTGGTTTTGTTGAGTCTTAAGTCAGAAAAGTCCTGAATTAAATTCTACTTCATCACAATTTTTAACCGCATAGATTCTCTCAAATAtttgcaaaaagaaaaaaagaggtgCTAGTTGAGGTTTGAACCTCTGACCTCTTAAAGCAAAATCAAGCACATAACCAATATACCAAGAGACAAATTATGTCAAGTGATGTCATTTTTTTCTACTTATCCGCTTCCTCGTAatattaatacatatatttagcaAAAGAATTCACGAAGCGGTGTCGCCTGACATTGCTTCGATAAATGTGTATTTGCCCCTGAGTGGCACCCGTAACCAtcaaatcctgaatccgcctctgCACCGTGTTCAACTGAACTCAGTGCTTTTATTGCGGAgtataaatttatatgtaaaaatttattaaaattacaataaatagtaaatatgaactcataactttaaaaatataatgatgtAATGCTAAAAACCTTAATGGTTGAACCCATAGAATTTAAATCTTGGATTCGCCTCTGACGATATGcactaaaagaaataaaaataaaaaataaataaaatacacaAAAAAAACCAAGAAAATTCAACATACAATATATATAAGATTTTTTTATATCTAATTAACATTATAAATTTTGGTGAAAATAGTGTCACTCTGCCACTAGATACTTGTACTGGTAAAAGAATATTATGTACCCAATAAAATAGTCAGAGAGGTGAATAAATAACACAATTTGAAACTAATCCCAAAATTTTCCCAACCAATTCTTGAGCCAAAGCAATTGTACCCATGCTTACTTATTTGGcagttaaaagaaaataaaaagtggTTGATTAATTACAACTTGGGTTAACGTGTCATACTACACACCACATGCTTTTTAAATGGAGAGGAGATCTTCAACGTATAGTCTATTTAAATCATAAAGGGAAAGGCAAAGAGGAGATGTGATTATATGCTAATGAACAATTTAGATCTCAACGCACTTCATTATTTGTCACCAATAAATTGGCATAATCTAGTTTTTTAAGATAATATATTTATCTTGGTCCATTTAATTGGAACCTAAAAATTAAAATTCCTCTCCGAAATGTTACCTACATCTTTTTAAATGTAATTGCTTAAGTAATCAACCaaaagaagaaaatgaaataaattgaTTTGGGTGATATTTATTAGATATTGCCATCTTTTGATTCTAATTATAAAAGTTTTAAAGTCAAAGTTGGGAGATACCGAGGTAAGGCAATCTTCACATCTCTCAAGTCAAGACGATCATGTAGGGCTAAACAGTATGCCTTTGAACATTTATTTATTACtactatttttaaaaatattttattggaGTATAacttatattataatatatattttttggtaCATTAGACTAAAAGGTACACAAATTATTCATAAGCAACATTGCTTAAATCTACCAAGAGTAACAACTTCAGAGAATAGGAATTTTTATTTATTGATGATTTTGGTTTTTCACATTAttgcttctttttctttcttaataACAGCATGTGTGTAATTTTTGCGAGATTGAGTGTGAATTAAGAGTATGCGTATTATTAGCAATGCAGATATGAAACCATCTAAATGCCAAAATGTCTTTTTAAAGGAAGTATTAACTATTCATGTAATAATcttttcattgttaattatcgcataataattcttttattattaattatgATATAAGTAAGTCAACCTCTCGCTTCAACCTCTTGCCGAGGATCTACCGGTAGGGATAATATCTGCGTACATATTATCATTCTCAAACCTCAAACCTCACTTATGAGAATAGACTgagtttgttattgttgtatataaataatttttatattataatgTCTCCTTTTTTTCCACCTTATATATTACTATAATCTTCACATAATTGATAGACTTTTGTGTAAGGCCTAAAAGGACGACTTTTGAACTTTTTCAGATAATACCCTAATCTAGGTTGCTGACAACCTTTTACTGTTTCTTTTAAAAACACCTGATTATTCGGCAGAACTAATGTATTGTCATTATCACCACCTCGAAGTTTACGTCAACGCTATTATTTAATACTCTTTTGTTTATCATAACATTACCAGTTTAATCACTTCCCTTATATAAACATTAAAATTAGTAAGTGGAGTAGCTTCTTTAACAATCTTTACAGAATCAGTCAaaccaatatattcactttccaTATATACAAGTTGTAGGGAGACAAAAAGGACGAACAGAACCTGCCCTTCTACTGTTTCATAGGAACAAACAACCCCTTATCCCTATCTATCAAATTTCTTGATTGGCCACTCAGTGTCTTAAACATCAAGTAATCATTTACTTTCCCTTTTTATATATGTACATACATATAACAAATCTTATCCTGATAGCAAGGCTATTGTTGCAACTTAGGATCTTGATTGTATTACATCTGATTCTTTGACcctttttagtgtttgattgatTTGATTAGAACAGAGGGCTGATTCTTTGACcctttttagtgtttgattgatTTAATTCAGAGCGACAAAGAGTTGAATCTCAGAGTCGTGGCAGTAATGGTACTCTGCCACTTAAGATCTTGTTTGTATTTTAAGTGTTTGATTGATTTAATTAGAACATAGGGCTGATTTTGTTTGATTGATTTAATTCACAGAGGGCTGAATCTCAAAGTCGTGGCAGTATGGGTACTCTGCCACTTAAGATCTTGGTTGTATTACATTCAAATCGTTGACCCTTTTAAGTGTTTGATTGATTTAATTAGAACAGAGGGCTGAATCTTTGACcctttttagtgtttgattgatTTGATTAGAGCGACAGGGGGCTGAATCTCAAAGTCGGGGCAGTAAGGGTACTTTGCTACTTATAATAAGGTAATTAATCTTGTTTGTATTTCATCTGAATCGTCAGTGTTTTGATTGGTTTATTGGATGTAATACTGAGGAAAACTATGGATAAGGAGATGGATGTGCGGAATCATAAAGTGGATGTTCCTGAGACTATAATCACCATAAGATTGGATGAAAATAGGGAAACTGATGAAAAATCAAGAATTCGCGACGAAGAAGGAAATTCGGGGGGAAAGGGAAATGGGATTGAAAGGAATGAGGTGAAAGTGAAGGATTTGAAGGAGGACGAGAGTTTTTCGACTGTCATTGATGTGAAGTGCGAAGCGGAGAAATTGGGAGAGGATTTGGAAGAGGACTGCCAAAGGGTGTGTAGGATTTGTCATTTGAGTACTTATGAAAGTGGGAAAAATTTACAGAATTTGGTGGATTTGATTGAGCTTGGTTGTGGTTGTAAAGGAGAGCTTGGATTTGTGCATTCTCATTGTGCTGAGGCTTGGTTTAAGCTAAAAGGAAACAGGTAATTACTCTTTTTCTAGTTTATTGTCATTCTTGGATTGGTATTGTGGTTGTTTAAATGATCAGAGGCAGACGTAGTGCATAAGTTACAATTTTGGCTCAGACTTTGTATGTGTGTTAGAAAATTCACTAAATAAGTATAATGGTAGATTTCGAACCCAATAAATCGAATGTGTTGTGGTAGAATTCCGAAACCGAACCCATATTGTTCAAATCCTAGATCCATCTCTGTAACCGATGATACCAACTAAGTTGcttattttgattttattaatgTCTTTCCTGGTGAAGACAGGTTCCTGTCTGTAGGCTATTTGACTCCTATTTCGACAACAGAAATTTTCTACTTAAAAGTTTTCTTTGGCAAATTACAGGCGTGCTCTATCTTATTATGAATTGGTCACCATTGGGTTCAAATTAACAAGTTGTGCCAACTGCCAAAGTCTCTTGTTATTTGAGATCCTCATCAATTGTCATAGTAGAGTGAATTACATGCTTTCAGGTTGTCGTTAACTGGGATGCTGATAAATTTTTGGTTTCCTGTCTTCAAATGTTCGGACGAAGAATCTTGATTCCGAATGTTTTCTTTCCATTGCCATGATGCATTATTGTCTAATAGAACAATTAAGTGCCTTTGATTAGGTAGACTGGTGCAAATGTAGGCTTAGGATCTCTTACACCTATCTTATGTAAATTTGCTCATCGAACGCCAATTCTGCGTATCTGTGGTGGTATTCTGTTTCTTTATCAACCCTTCCTTCTATCCTCTGGTCTACTACTATTATCACCAATCAGGATATTCGTGAATACTCCAGCCATTACATTAACACCTTCAGATCTAATTTCTGCAGGAATTAAGCATTCCATTCATTCTATTCTACCTATGATATACTTGTGAATTCAGCCAAATGTGTCGGTTCTAGTTGAGGATAGGTAAAATTAGGTTTGTTCCATGAATGGTAGCCAGAAAACACTTCCTAAAATGATTCCTTCTACTTATGTCAGTCAGCACCTGCTATCCCATCATTTGGACTGGCATAACTTATTTCCAGTCGGCGTGCTTCTTTGATTAACCATACATGGTTCTATTACTTACCATGAAACGACACTTATCCTTTATCTCCCTCTTTGtcttctctctttctttcttgctttccttcttctttctctcctcctcctcctcctcctcgtcCTCCTTCTTTccgagccgagagtctatcggaaacatcctctctaccttcattaggtaggggtaaggtctgcgtacagactaccctccccagaccccacctgttgggaatatactgggtatgttgttgttgttgttgttgtgtgtcCTTTATACCATAAAAAGTTCATGTCCAAGTTAGTAGAGGATGTTATAGTCGTTCGATTCTTAAAGTGAAGCTCTTGTTTCATTAAAAAGGAAAATCTCGTGTATAAGCAATATACTAAGTAATGGAGAAGTTACTAAGCAAAGTTCATTACTGATTTATACTAGGTGTAGCTTGTATgctgaaaattaaaaaaacaagAGAAATTACTTTGAATTTCCATTGTGGATTCTCAACTCTATACAGCCCTTGATTTCACACTCTTCAAAATACTCGCACAAAAGTAAGACAAATAATTTTCTTTTCTCTGTTATTCCCAATTCCAAAGGATAATGCTACAGGTAGTCTGCATTGTGGTGAAGAGATCCCTTGGCAACTTCCGGACATGAAACACCAGccagatcttttttttttttttttttttggttggctGTTTTGTTTCCATGTCCTTCTCAGATGTTGCTGGTAAAATTATGTTGCTTGCCATCCAAATAGCTTAATAGCTTGACATTCATTACTTGTAACTGCTTCAATCTTAGGAACCTCATTTTCTGAAGTTCATAATAGTGATTGAAGGGGAGCCTTAGCGTAACTgataaagttgttgccatgtgatcagaaggtcacgggttcgagctctggaaacagcctcttgcagaaatgcaaggtaaggctgcgtacaatagacctttgTGGTCCGGCCTTCCACGGATCccacgcatagcgggagcttagtgcaccggactgccctttAAGTTCATAATAGTGGTTGCGTCGCCTGGCTGAACATTTTCCTAGCATACTTCACCTTACTCACCATCAtctaaaaggaaaaaaagaagaaactaaAACAAAACGGCCATTCATTATAACATAGTATTCAGGAGTTTCTAGTGTTTTGGTTACTTAAATTTTGCAGTTCCAGACCAGTACATTCCACAGtattgattttgttatttctCTCCATTTAACATCTTCGTGCAGAGTGTGTGAAATTTGTGGGGAGGTTGCACAAAACGTTACTGGTGTCAGCGATAACAGATTTATTGAGGAGTGGAATGATGCGAGATCCACTGCAAGTGGTACTGGTTCAACCGAAACAAGTAGAGGTTGCTGGCGCGGGCAGCCATTCTGTAACTTCTTAATGGCATGCTTGGTTATATCGTTTGTGTTGCCATGGTTTTTCCGTGTAAATATGTTTTGAAGAGGTAAAGTCAGTATATATTTACTTACTTCCCTCGTTCAGATCGTGTAGATAGCAATGTTCTGTGTGTTCAGTACTTACTGCTCGTGCAACTTTTGTTACAGTTGTGTTCTTTTTTGCTTGATTTGGGCAAATTTCTTGCTGACCGCAGAATTTTCTTGatacagtcagacctctctataacagttaTGGAACCAATTTTCatgctatatatatatgttctctataacaacactttGCTTGGATTAATACTGACAGCCAATGTAGCCTTTGGCTGTAAACAAGTTTCAATATATTTATGAATTTCTTCTTTTGCATTTGAGTGAATGGTTATATTGAACTGGTTGTTAGTGTGTGATAGTCTTCTTGTCCTTTCAAATCTTGGAGTGGCATGATTTCTCTGTTTCCTTAATGGAAACAGACATTTATATCTACTCCTTGTAAGGAAATTGTTTTACCATTTCAAGAAATTCTGTGGAAGTTGTTCTGAGGTGCATGCCTTTTGGGAAATGCATCTTTTAAAAGGTTAAGCTTGCTAATACAAAGAACAATTTTGACCTTTTTAAATAGACTAAAGAAAAAGGTAGCCAGGTGCACAACAACACAAGGCATCCTGCGTTCACGCAAGATTCGAGGAAGGACCGTACTCCAAGGGATGTAATGTAGACAATCTATCacaatgcaagcattagtgactgCTTTCACGGCCTGACTGTCTTTTTTAAATGGACTGTCTTTTTCAATATTTACTAATGTTTTGGTCCATGCAGTTCTTGCATTATAAGATTTTAATGGATAAAGTTGGGAGTTGAGCGGTTGCTTGCATGTTAAAAGAGATATTTGATCCTCCACTTGAAAAGTCAGTATGTGGTGCCTGCTTCTTTGCCTATTTGGAAACTAAGCTCTTTCAATGTCCTTGAATAGGTGCTTAAGAATATAAATTCAGCTAGTTGACTTGAATACTATATTATGCTGCAAACTGGAGGAATttaaagaagaagagagagagagacttgGAAAGAAGCATGATGCTTCACAAGTGATGCCAATATACTGTAGTGAGTATTAAGTACTTAGGGGTGTGGCATAGCGGTTAACGTAATAGGTGAAAATCTTGTGAGATCAGTCTTTAAATTAGATGATTGTTTTTCATTTACCTAAACCTTGTTAGGTCTGAGTACTTGTGCTAGTGAGAGGCAGCAAGCACGAGCGGAGCTAGGTGGGCGGAAAAGGGTTCAACTGAAAAGGAGCTTTCCAAAAGTAGAAATTTTAAACTGGTATATTGTTAGTTCTTCACGATAGGGTTATGTTGGCCGACTAGTAAATACGAGGGATCTTTACATGAATAGTCGGTCATATTCACTGTTTATACTTTTTTAgctatatacatagattatacacatataatacataaattatgcatatattatactttcattgactatttttagtttaagcgattGGGTGGACacctatttgggttaattctcgAGGTCAAAATTTCATACCTCTCAAAGCGTAAACAACTAAAATATTATCTCAAGTTTACGTTATTGAATCTCTCCCGCTCCTAATTGTGGATCTTCTCTTTCACTTTTGTTGGAGTTGGTAACCATAAATAAGGAAATGGGTAAGGGATTTTCACCTTCCTATATtacatatgaaactttattacactccctaatcaagttttaatttaattacatggtcatatacaatttatcaattatatacaaataagttttaaatgagtcCATTTTACCtgccgtctctctctctctctttctcttcgTCTCTctatctctccttctctattttttTCCGCAATTTTTCTTCCTTTGATATTCTCTGTTTTTTTTTatgctttcttgttgtatagagttttaatggaattcatcaatggatttcaatcgttttactatagagttttaacttagcaatttcctttcatgttgcataATTGATGTTCGAattaaaattgtcaatcaataaattttgaaggtgtttgattctccatcattgacagccattaaaaagcttcgaagctttgaattcgaatttgggttttcaaaaattattatttgtttggattgggtgttattgcaaacaattgagaatattttttggagtttatatctcaattttgagggtgtttggtgaagattagacttgattttggctgaatttcagattgaaaatcgtcgaagaagaagaagaacacatgataTACAATATACTTATGAAgttgtattaaagttgtatgtaaattatatttaagttgtattatgttgtagttatatatttttttatttgaatgttgtatgaaagttgaaaaatagttgtataatgtatgaatcgttgtaagAAATTTGTagttaagttataaatattatctTTTTACCTAAAGTTGTTGGTATGTAttaaattgtattaagagaggaaGTTTTGATTGAAAATTTAGAGAGGAAGAACataccacatacaaaatatatacaaatcagatacaaaaaatatattgtataaaatttatatgaaaattgtatttaaattGTATGTGAAGGATTGCATATATGTGTTCGTAACATGCAGCAGAAGATAATAACAATCATACGAAGAttttttcgtgtttaaaatttatttacatgtcaaagatcggatataagtttcacgacccaaaaattccaccacaggcgccgtgatggcacttagtctctataactaagtaagtcgattataatcataattcaagccatttttcttttttaaaacatatatttaatacaacctcccaagactgataatactgagtcacgaactctaactgaatacatggaatgatctcaaggatcgaatgtacaatactgttcgaataagaaattaacagtacaataaaatataaagattccaagggactgcgatgaccaagcagtcctaccttgaatccttgcgatcatactcaaATCTCTGTCCGAagccgatatcttcaatacctggctctgcacaaaaatgtgtagaagtgtagtctGAGTACACCActgtcggtacctagtaagtatcaagaataacctcagtggagtagtgacgaggtacagtcaagacactcactagtcaaataacctgtgcaatatagcatataaaaataatagaaaataaatagcagtgatagcaacaccaatcaactagtgatttaaactgcaaggcaacaggaacaccataaatattgctcaaacgaataataaacacaagtataaccaattaatcaagtccttcaagatatacatcttttatctataagtttttcaataaaagtctttagaatataatcattttcaataaatatatttcgcatatacttccttcaaataaatatctttccattataattctttcaaataaatatcattcgaatataattctttcaaataaataccttccgaatataattctttcaagtaaatattttcaaatataattctttcaagtaaatatctttcaaatataattctttcgaataaaagtcaccatgtgacacctcatttaacttttctggcatgagaaatatattcaacatatcacatcaaatggcacggcaataccttcgtgcacttgtctcattctcactcagtatatacattatatatgtagaccaaatcaattggaacgacaacacccttcatgcatttatctctttatcaccgtgcatacatataacaataccaatTAGGTGGGAAAaaagtcaataacaataaaagaaacaaagtggGAGACACACagtaagcaacaacgactacaagtcacatagaaaacataggtgcacgataacatctcaagataaaggcatgaatgtatacacaacaaaacgatatcacaatataatgtatgtatcTCGTCCTCgtctgcacggaaacaccctttgtaccatgaatatatgataatataaaaataatagcacgacataacccttcgtgcttttactctcatcctcacctgataatataaataaaatggaacgacatcacccttcgtgctttacactctcaatggaacgacatcacccttcgggctttacactctcaaatggcacgacatcacccttcgtgctttacactctccctcacatgataatataattcaaatggcacagcatcacccttcgtgctttacactctcaaatggcacgacatcacccttaaaggtttacactcttccttaccaagcacacgtatatcattaacaagcaaggtaggaagtataaataacatcaaggagagtgtttaatccacaacacaatacaacaattcatatcacaatttttcactgaccacaaccaaattccagatatgtagcagaatcaataaatttcttaacaaatagcccaaggctccacacaacgtatataaaacctcaaaacgaTCAACAACGGTGAAAAATACttagtatagggcaacaccttcattaatccaaattcttgataattatattaacttctcaatttaaacttattttataaatatttgcagataaggattccatca
Protein-coding sequences here:
- the LOC104086628 gene encoding uncharacterized protein, yielding MDKEMDVRNHKVDVPETIITIRLDENRETDEKSRIRDEEGNSGGKGNGIERNEVKVKDLKEDESFSTVIDVKCEAEKLGEDLEEDCQRVCRICHLSTYESGKNLQNLVDLIELGCGCKGELGFVHSHCAEAWFKLKGNRVCEICGEVAQNVTGVSDNRFIEEWNDARSTASGTGSTETSRGCWRGQPFCNFLMACLVISFVLPWFFRVNMF